A stretch of the Deltaproteobacteria bacterium genome encodes the following:
- a CDS encoding ABC transporter ATP-binding protein, whose translation MAEDTAIIVTENLTRRFGAFTAVDRVTFQVQRGEVFGFLGSNGSGKSTTIRMLCGLLAPTEGAARVAGLNIRTQARQISTRIGYMSQKVSLYTNLTVQENVTFFGGLYSLSSAQIAARQATLFPRLGLSGQDRALVRALPSGIKQRIALACSLLHDPDIVFLDEPTAGVDLINRQVFWQLIRDLAAEGKTLFVTTHYLDEMEHAHHVGFIDQGKLIGFDTPLGLKIAFVGGYRVRLLHDNSTVLVTAATALRTAGYDTKEEAGETFLLLADNTRERLDRLRSDLHRQHPTLEYTAALPSIEEVFAGKIRQRQQKAETDS comes from the coding sequence ATGGCCGAAGACACCGCCATCATCGTGACCGAGAATCTAACGCGCCGTTTCGGGGCGTTCACTGCCGTCGATCGTGTCACCTTTCAAGTTCAACGCGGTGAGGTGTTCGGATTTCTCGGCTCCAACGGCTCGGGGAAATCGACCACCATTCGCATGCTCTGCGGGCTGCTGGCACCGACAGAAGGCGCGGCGCGCGTCGCCGGTCTCAATATCCGCACCCAGGCCCGCCAGATCAGCACGCGCATTGGCTATATGTCGCAAAAGGTGTCGCTCTATACCAATCTGACCGTGCAAGAGAACGTGACCTTTTTCGGCGGGTTGTACAGCCTCTCCTCAGCGCAGATCGCCGCGCGCCAAGCCACGCTATTTCCCCGCCTCGGTCTCAGTGGCCAGGATCGCGCCTTGGTGCGCGCCCTGCCCAGCGGCATTAAGCAGCGCATCGCCCTCGCCTGTTCGCTGCTCCACGATCCAGACATCGTGTTTCTCGACGAGCCGACGGCGGGCGTGGACCTCATTAATCGTCAGGTCTTTTGGCAACTGATCCGTGACCTCGCCGCCGAAGGCAAGACCTTGTTCGTGACTACGCATTATCTCGACGAGATGGAACATGCCCATCATGTCGGCTTTATCGATCAAGGCAAGCTGATCGGTTTCGACACACCGCTGGGGCTCAAAATCGCTTTCGTCGGCGGCTATCGCGTGCGGCTCCTCCATGACAATTCCACGGTGCTCGTCACCGCCGCCACCGCACTGCGTACCGCCGGGTACGATACCAAGGAAGAAGCAGGAGAGACGTTCTTGCTGTTGGCGGACAATACGCGCGAACGCTTGGACCGTCTCCGCTCCGACTTGCACCGCCAGCACCCGACCTTGGAGTACACTGCCGCGCTCCCCTCCATCGAGGAGGTCTTTGCCGGCAAGATTCGCCAACGTCAACAAAAGGCGGAAACCGACTCATGA
- a CDS encoding ABC transporter permease: MNTLRHKLGRLRILLWREFVELRRDRFTLAVMLLIPVFQITLLAYAITTDFDHLPLCVLDRSQTRASRQFQSDIAATRYFTITPLRDLSEIDSFFGRQHCRAAVLIPSDFSELIENREEVRLGLVLDASDTTLATSTEGFLTGIARTFYTHTRMERTPLTERNLRPANVAAITPRVRVLFNPTLSSIAYTIPGLLGMICMFLTVLITAISLVREREAGTLEQLLVTPVTPLEVVLGKILPFGIVAMGAITASVFFSRLIFGVYPVGNVWLLLGITPIFLLIGLSMGLLISSLAKSSVDAVQRSVLIMVPQMMLSDFLFPLSLMALPFRVLGEIIPLTHYLRITRGVYMKGQGFNELWLEIVILCGFLFLILARVSRTIKRND; encoded by the coding sequence ATGAACACTCTGCGCCACAAACTGGGCCGTCTGCGTATTCTCCTCTGGCGCGAGTTCGTCGAGCTGCGGCGCGACCGCTTCACTCTCGCCGTCATGCTGCTGATTCCCGTCTTCCAGATTACCTTGCTGGCCTACGCGATCACCACCGATTTCGATCATCTCCCGCTCTGCGTGCTCGATCGCTCGCAGACCCGCGCCAGTCGCCAGTTTCAGAGCGATATCGCTGCCACCCGCTATTTCACCATCACGCCGCTACGCGACCTCAGCGAGATCGACTCGTTCTTCGGACGCCAACATTGCCGCGCCGCCGTGCTCATTCCCAGCGACTTCAGCGAACTCATCGAAAACCGCGAAGAGGTGCGTCTGGGGCTCGTGCTCGATGCCTCGGACACTACCCTCGCCACCAGCACCGAAGGGTTTCTCACCGGCATTGCTCGCACGTTTTATACCCACACACGCATGGAGCGCACGCCGCTCACCGAACGGAACCTGCGTCCGGCCAATGTTGCAGCCATCACCCCGCGCGTGCGGGTGCTCTTCAACCCCACGCTGTCGAGCATCGCCTACACCATCCCCGGCCTGCTCGGCATGATCTGCATGTTCTTGACCGTCCTCATCACCGCCATCTCTCTGGTGCGCGAACGCGAAGCCGGAACGTTGGAACAGTTGCTGGTTACGCCGGTCACGCCGCTTGAGGTCGTGCTCGGCAAAATTCTGCCCTTCGGCATCGTGGCTATGGGCGCCATCACCGCCAGCGTGTTCTTCAGCCGCCTTATTTTTGGCGTCTATCCGGTCGGGAATGTCTGGCTGCTTTTGGGTATAACGCCGATCTTTCTCTTGATCGGGCTGTCGATGGGGCTGCTAATTTCCAGTCTGGCAAAGTCGTCGGTGGATGCGGTCCAGCGTAGCGTCCTCATCATGGTGCCGCAGATGATGCTCTCCGACTTTCTCTTCCCTCTCTCCCTGATGGCGCTCCCGTTCCGCGTGCTCGGTGAAATCATTCCGCTCACGCACTACCTGCGCATCACACGCGGAGTCTACATGAAGGGGCAAGGGTTCAACGAACTGTGGCTGGAGATCGTCATTCTGTGTGGGTTTCTCTTTCTCATTCTGGCGCGCGTGTCGCGCACGATCAAACGCAATGACTAA
- a CDS encoding ABC transporter permease: MRLRNVLAMARKEGRTMRRDHGLLAAILVQPVLYLVLFGLAVTNEVNNAAWVVYDQSQSVLSRQLITDLTSLTALREPQFVFSEAAVVDFLRQKDGLAGVVIPWNFDDKLERGQETPIQVLLNGAKTASALRLGNYISQTASAFSFTQLPTRDRGEQRFSEPRVSIEKRYWYNPGLQDRFGLLSAMPANMLTQICLMIAAIGLVGERERGTFEQLLSTPLSLTEIMLGKMIPYIGIGFLSLAILQGGGYLFYGIAIKGSLLLLAVTALIFMFATMAFGVFFSARARHVQQAIFMGFFVMFPSIMITGILVPTDNYPPFISALSHCLPARYFAHALHAIVLKGSGFAEVQTDLLFLSGFFVVSLAAAVKVTKAKLG; encoded by the coding sequence ATGCGGCTGCGTAACGTTCTTGCCATGGCGCGCAAAGAAGGGCGGACGATGCGGCGGGACCACGGACTCCTCGCCGCGATCCTCGTCCAGCCAGTGCTCTATCTAGTGCTGTTCGGCCTCGCCGTGACCAACGAGGTCAACAACGCGGCGTGGGTCGTGTACGACCAATCGCAAAGCGTGCTGTCCCGTCAGCTCATCACCGACCTCACGTCGCTGACGGCGCTGCGCGAGCCGCAGTTCGTTTTCAGCGAGGCTGCGGTGGTGGATTTTCTGCGTCAGAAAGACGGGCTGGCCGGAGTGGTGATTCCCTGGAACTTCGACGACAAACTCGAACGCGGCCAAGAAACCCCCATTCAAGTGTTGTTGAACGGCGCCAAGACCGCGAGCGCACTGCGCTTGGGCAACTACATTTCGCAAACCGCCAGCGCCTTCTCTTTTACCCAACTGCCCACCCGCGACCGCGGCGAACAGAGGTTCTCCGAGCCGCGCGTCTCCATCGAGAAGCGCTATTGGTACAATCCGGGGTTACAGGACCGCTTCGGTTTGCTGTCCGCCATGCCGGCCAACATGCTGACGCAAATCTGTCTGATGATTGCGGCGATAGGTTTGGTCGGGGAACGCGAGCGCGGCACCTTCGAGCAATTGCTGTCCACGCCGCTATCGCTCACGGAAATCATGCTGGGGAAAATGATTCCTTACATCGGGATCGGTTTTCTCTCGCTCGCCATCCTGCAAGGCGGCGGGTATCTGTTCTACGGCATTGCCATCAAAGGCAGCTTGCTGCTGCTGGCCGTGACCGCACTCATCTTCATGTTCGCTACCATGGCGTTCGGCGTATTCTTTTCCGCGCGGGCGCGGCACGTGCAACAAGCGATCTTCATGGGCTTCTTCGTGATGTTCCCCTCCATCATGATTACCGGCATCTTAGTTCCCACCGACAACTATCCGCCATTCATTAGCGCCCTGTCGCACTGCCTCCCGGCGCGCTATTTCGCCCATGCGCTCCATGCCATCGTGCTCAAGGGCTCGGGGTTCGCCGAAGTGCAAACCGATCTGCTGTTTCTGAGCGGGTTTTTTGTCGTGTCCCTGGCCGCTGCCGTGAAAGTGACCAAGGCGAAGTTGGGGTGA
- a CDS encoding MaoC family dehydratase N-terminal domain-containing protein translates to MAEPQQQRFSLITEEALTALRRLIGIPIEDSLEPWCYEATRDNIRHYAHGIGDDNPLWCDPAYAATTRYRDVLAPPSFVFPLNRILSGYVGGLPGVHAMWAGANLTWHTPMRRGDAFTTKPWLKDLVEHETRFAGRAIQQIYHVDYYNQHNELVAGGDSWCFRTERDTARERGTKYDEVKQKKPVSYSREDLAKIFQLYAEEEIRGATPRYIEEVTVGDKLPTMAKGPMTVTGFIAYAQGWGGLYIRANKLAWKQLRKHPGLGIADRFGIPDVPERVHWDSELAALVGTPDAYDYGPERTSWMMHHLTNWMGDDGFLRHFSAEIRRHNPVGDTLYINGEVTGVFHENGEHLVEIAQTAVNQDGELSVRAKGIVRLPSRV, encoded by the coding sequence ATGGCAGAACCCCAACAACAACGCTTTTCTCTGATTACCGAAGAAGCCCTAACCGCCTTGCGCCGGTTGATCGGCATCCCCATCGAGGATTCTCTCGAACCCTGGTGCTATGAAGCGACCCGCGACAATATCCGCCACTATGCCCACGGCATCGGCGACGACAATCCGCTGTGGTGCGATCCCGCCTACGCTGCCACCACTCGATACAGAGACGTGCTCGCGCCGCCGTCGTTCGTGTTTCCCCTGAATCGCATCCTCAGCGGTTATGTCGGCGGACTGCCCGGCGTGCACGCCATGTGGGCAGGGGCGAATTTGACCTGGCATACACCAATGCGGCGTGGCGACGCCTTCACCACCAAACCTTGGCTGAAAGACTTGGTGGAACATGAAACGCGCTTCGCCGGTCGTGCGATTCAGCAGATCTACCACGTGGATTATTACAACCAGCATAACGAACTCGTGGCCGGCGGCGACAGTTGGTGTTTCCGTACCGAGCGCGACACCGCGCGCGAGCGTGGCACCAAGTACGATGAGGTGAAACAGAAAAAGCCGGTCTCTTATTCTCGCGAGGATCTAGCCAAAATCTTTCAGCTCTATGCCGAGGAAGAAATCCGGGGAGCCACGCCGCGCTACATCGAAGAGGTCACAGTCGGCGACAAGCTGCCCACCATGGCCAAAGGACCGATGACTGTGACCGGCTTCATCGCCTATGCCCAGGGCTGGGGCGGGCTCTACATTCGCGCCAACAAACTGGCCTGGAAACAACTGCGCAAACATCCCGGTCTAGGCATTGCCGACCGCTTCGGCATTCCCGACGTACCGGAGCGCGTGCATTGGGACAGCGAACTGGCGGCGCTGGTCGGCACTCCGGATGCCTACGATTACGGACCGGAGCGCACCTCATGGATGATGCATCATCTGACGAATTGGATGGGCGATGACGGATTCCTCCGTCATTTTTCGGCGGAGATTCGCCGCCATAATCCAGTGGGCGATACGTTGTATATCAATGGGGAAGTGACAGGAGTCTTCCACGAGAACGGCGAACATCTGGTGGAGATCGCGCAAACGGCTGTCAATCAGGACGGGGAGTTGTCGGTTAGAGCGAAAGGCATCGTGCGATTACCGTCGCGGGTGTGA